One Undibacter mobilis genomic region harbors:
- a CDS encoding acyl-CoA dehydrogenase C-terminal domain-containing protein — protein MPTYKAPVDDALFLLNDVFHIERYGNLPGFSDASPDVIEAILREAAKLSEDVLTPLNRVGDKEGCKRSADGSVTTPAGFKDAYKQIVEGGWIGISAPQEFGGQGLPMTLTEIVNEYFCSANMAFAMYPGLTQGAIAALIVHANDAIKQKYLPKMIEGVWTGTMNLTEPHCGTDLGLLRTKAVKQGDGSYKITGTKIFISAGEHDLSDNIIHLVLARIEGAPAGTKGISLFVVPKFMVGDDGAIGARNGVSCGSLEEKMGIHGNSTCVMNYDSATGWLVGEENRGLNAMFVMMNEARLGVGIQGLALSEVAYQNAVVYAKERLQGRAITGAKFPDKPADPIIVHPDVRRTLMTMRAFNEAARALVLWAGLKSDVAHRSGDAKERQAADDALGLMTPVIKGVMTDVGFANTVSAQQLYGGHGYIAEHGMEQFVRDARIAMIYEGANGVQAMDLVGRKLGKDGGRALMAFLGELGAYAKEKSADETMKPLVTALGQGSGHLQQASMWFMQNAMAKPDNAGAGATDYLHLFGLVALGYMWCQIADAANAKLKSGGDAARFNAKLVTARFFMERMMPETATRLARIQAGAASTMELPAEAF, from the coding sequence ATGCCGACCTATAAAGCGCCTGTCGACGACGCGCTGTTCCTGCTCAACGACGTCTTTCACATCGAGCGCTACGGCAATCTGCCGGGCTTTTCGGACGCTTCGCCCGACGTCATCGAGGCGATCCTGCGCGAGGCGGCCAAGCTGTCCGAGGACGTGCTGACCCCACTTAACCGCGTCGGCGACAAGGAAGGCTGCAAGCGCTCAGCCGACGGCAGCGTGACGACGCCGGCCGGTTTCAAGGACGCCTACAAGCAGATCGTCGAGGGCGGCTGGATCGGCATCTCCGCGCCGCAGGAATTCGGCGGCCAGGGTCTGCCGATGACGCTGACGGAAATCGTCAATGAATATTTCTGCTCGGCCAATATGGCCTTCGCCATGTATCCCGGCCTGACGCAGGGCGCGATCGCCGCGCTGATCGTCCACGCCAACGATGCGATCAAACAGAAATATCTGCCGAAGATGATCGAGGGCGTCTGGACCGGCACCATGAATCTCACCGAGCCGCACTGCGGCACGGATCTCGGTCTGCTCCGCACCAAGGCAGTGAAGCAGGGCGACGGCTCTTACAAGATCACCGGCACCAAGATCTTTATTTCGGCCGGCGAGCACGATCTCTCCGACAACATTATCCATCTGGTGCTGGCGCGCATCGAAGGCGCGCCCGCCGGCACGAAGGGCATTTCGCTGTTCGTGGTGCCGAAGTTCATGGTCGGCGACGATGGCGCGATCGGCGCGCGTAACGGCGTGTCCTGCGGCTCGCTCGAAGAGAAGATGGGCATTCACGGCAACTCGACTTGCGTGATGAACTACGACAGTGCCACGGGCTGGCTGGTCGGCGAGGAGAATCGCGGCCTCAACGCCATGTTCGTGATGATGAACGAGGCGCGGCTCGGCGTCGGCATTCAGGGGCTCGCGCTATCCGAGGTCGCCTATCAGAACGCCGTCGTCTACGCCAAGGAACGCCTGCAGGGCCGCGCCATCACCGGCGCCAAGTTTCCCGACAAGCCAGCCGATCCGATCATCGTGCATCCCGACGTGCGCCGTACCTTGATGACCATGCGCGCCTTCAATGAAGCGGCGCGCGCTCTGGTGTTGTGGGCCGGCCTCAAGAGCGATGTCGCACATCGCTCCGGCGACGCGAAGGAACGCCAGGCCGCTGACGACGCGCTCGGCCTGATGACGCCGGTGATCAAGGGTGTGATGACGGACGTCGGGTTTGCCAATACCGTGTCGGCGCAGCAGTTGTATGGCGGTCATGGCTACATCGCCGAACATGGCATGGAGCAGTTCGTGCGCGATGCCCGCATCGCCATGATCTACGAAGGTGCCAATGGTGTGCAGGCGATGGATCTCGTCGGCCGCAAGCTCGGCAAGGATGGTGGCCGCGCGCTGATGGCCTTCCTCGGCGAGCTCGGCGCCTATGCCAAGGAGAAGAGCGCCGACGAGACCATGAAGCCTTTGGTCACCGCGCTCGGACAGGGGTCAGGCCACCTGCAGCAGGCGTCGATGTGGTTCATGCAGAATGCGATGGCCAAGCCGGACAATGCGGGTGCTGGCGCCACCGATTATCTGCATCTCTTCGGCCTTGTCGCGCTGGGTTATATGTGGTGCCAGATCGCCGATGCGGCGAACGCCAAACTGAAGAGCGGCGGCGATGCCGCGCGCTTCAACGCCAAGCTCGTGACCGCGCGCTTCTTCATGGAACGCATGATGCCTGAAACGGCAACGCGGCTCGCGCGCATTCAGGCGGGCGCCGCCTCGACGATGGAATTGCCGGCGGAAGCGTTCTGA
- a CDS encoding tetratricopeptide repeat protein, translating to MKFGVPWSVKGIRPEARETAKEAARRSGMPLGEWLNSVILQQAGDFDDEDAYGAQDMSSVHERLDDITRRLDQFSRKGPEAYAPRRNREAAAGPSNDQLVQLISRLDQRIEQLAQLPRIMAPYAPPLAPQAPAWPHPPQMPPQTARPAMPQQPGMPLGLDRAAADIAARQRSLNSGVPGAPRPAPMAPPAQPLPHVVTAPAAPAYMPQVPTQDLSGLEEHLKQITDQIETLRRPGVEDAINALRAELGDIGRALNDAMPRQAIDAIERQIQGLTQRIAEGRQNGGDAGALGGIEHGLAEVRDALRGLTPAENLVGFNDAVDGLTHKIDMIVARRDPEMLGQLERAITTLREMTGHVASNDAISRLAAQVAELGDKVDHFAQGGASDALNSLEHRISALADALATRSQNGAAVPPRLEALVESLTDKIELIQQSRGDNVAVGHLEDQIVALVKRLDASDSRLGHLEAIERGLGDLLVHIEEMRANKSSGAVREDGEPAVSQLQQQLARTQSALDAMHGTLGIVVDRLATIEKGVREPRPAAYDETMELTQPVGRIAARVVADDPAPVPQPAPPHAPQRMEAPQQQEPARLPARPYPQQPAAELAAALAPQPAARPAPQPPQQPAPQQPAARRLPQAPRLPINPDLPPDMPIEPGSAPPRFAASHAARIAASEAALGGARPNANAEPDGKSGFIAAARRAAQAAMKSSKPRAPEPDLQEYAAADEEAAPSLRTSVMKKIKSVFIAASLVAIVIGGIQIASKFYDFGTSSHTAQNAAKPSANPGDAAPPQTAAEDPLVTHSLTAPIKPLDGSGYVTGTTPSTGPIRNVTPGLMPGNNGSLFSAPLLNPPPSTAPGNDVTGSIPPRAPKAKAVSPYGDAELPIAIGSTRLREAAMGGDAAAAYEVAQRFAEGRGVAANAEEAARWFERAAGKGLVPAQFRFASMLEKGHGAKKNLGQARKLYLAAAGKGHAKAMHNLAVLYAEGIDGRPDYATAAQWFRKAADLGVADSQYNLGILCARGLGMEKSFIDAYQWFALAAAQGDREAAKKRDEIASRLEPDELATAQAAVKTFTAKPQPAEATAVPAPRGGWDDNGNAESPAAAPVPGPVSKPQPKPPASRAAAAGPLNLGSMGRN from the coding sequence ATGAAATTCGGTGTCCCGTGGAGTGTCAAAGGCATTCGCCCGGAAGCCCGCGAGACAGCCAAAGAGGCGGCTCGCCGGTCCGGCATGCCTTTGGGCGAATGGCTGAATTCGGTCATTCTCCAACAGGCGGGAGACTTTGACGACGAAGACGCCTATGGCGCCCAAGACATGTCCTCCGTTCATGAACGGCTGGACGACATCACCCGAAGGCTCGACCAGTTCTCCCGTAAAGGCCCCGAAGCCTATGCGCCGCGCCGCAATCGCGAGGCGGCCGCCGGCCCCAGCAACGACCAGCTCGTCCAGCTGATCTCCCGGCTCGACCAGCGAATCGAACAACTCGCCCAGCTGCCGCGCATAATGGCGCCCTACGCGCCGCCGCTCGCGCCGCAAGCCCCCGCCTGGCCCCATCCGCCGCAAATGCCGCCGCAGACGGCGCGGCCGGCAATGCCACAACAACCCGGGATGCCGCTCGGCCTCGACCGGGCCGCCGCCGATATTGCCGCCCGCCAGCGCAGCCTCAATAGCGGCGTCCCCGGCGCGCCGCGGCCGGCGCCGATGGCCCCGCCGGCCCAGCCGCTGCCGCACGTTGTCACCGCGCCGGCGGCGCCCGCTTACATGCCGCAGGTGCCGACGCAGGACCTGTCCGGCCTCGAAGAACATCTCAAGCAGATCACCGACCAGATCGAGACCTTGCGCCGCCCCGGCGTCGAGGACGCCATCAACGCGCTGCGCGCCGAACTCGGCGATATCGGCCGGGCGCTGAACGATGCCATGCCGCGCCAGGCGATCGACGCCATCGAGCGGCAGATCCAGGGCCTGACCCAGCGCATCGCCGAAGGCCGGCAGAATGGCGGCGATGCCGGTGCACTGGGCGGCATCGAACATGGCCTTGCCGAGGTGCGCGACGCGTTGCGCGGGCTGACCCCGGCCGAGAACCTGGTCGGCTTCAACGATGCGGTGGACGGCCTCACCCACAAGATCGACATGATCGTGGCCCGCCGCGATCCGGAAATGCTCGGCCAGCTCGAGCGCGCCATCACCACCTTGCGCGAGATGACCGGCCACGTCGCCTCGAACGACGCGATCAGCCGCCTCGCGGCGCAAGTTGCCGAACTGGGCGACAAGGTCGATCACTTCGCGCAAGGCGGCGCCAGCGACGCGCTCAACAGCCTCGAGCACCGCATCAGCGCGCTCGCCGATGCACTGGCCACGCGCTCGCAGAACGGCGCCGCCGTGCCGCCGCGCCTGGAAGCGCTGGTCGAGTCGCTCACCGACAAGATCGAGCTGATCCAGCAGTCGCGCGGCGACAACGTCGCCGTCGGTCATCTCGAAGATCAGATCGTCGCGCTGGTGAAACGGCTCGACGCGTCGGATTCGCGGCTCGGCCACCTCGAAGCCATCGAACGCGGCCTCGGCGACCTTCTCGTCCATATCGAGGAGATGCGCGCCAACAAGTCTTCCGGCGCAGTCCGCGAGGATGGCGAGCCTGCGGTCTCACAATTGCAGCAGCAGCTTGCGCGCACGCAGTCGGCGCTCGATGCGATGCATGGCACACTCGGCATCGTGGTCGATCGCCTGGCCACCATCGAGAAGGGCGTGCGCGAGCCGCGGCCCGCCGCCTATGACGAGACGATGGAGCTGACGCAGCCGGTCGGCCGCATCGCCGCCCGCGTCGTTGCCGACGACCCGGCGCCTGTCCCTCAGCCTGCCCCGCCGCACGCCCCACAGCGCATGGAAGCGCCGCAACAGCAGGAGCCTGCGCGGCTCCCGGCACGGCCCTATCCGCAGCAGCCGGCCGCCGAACTGGCCGCCGCCCTCGCGCCACAGCCCGCCGCCAGACCCGCGCCGCAACCGCCCCAACAGCCGGCCCCGCAACAACCCGCCGCCCGCCGCCTGCCGCAGGCGCCGCGCCTGCCGATCAATCCCGATCTGCCGCCCGACATGCCGATCGAGCCAGGATCGGCGCCGCCGCGTTTCGCCGCCAGCCATGCCGCGCGCATTGCCGCCTCCGAGGCCGCTCTCGGCGGCGCGCGCCCGAACGCCAACGCCGAACCGGACGGCAAATCCGGTTTCATTGCCGCCGCCCGCCGTGCGGCACAGGCCGCGATGAAGTCGTCCAAACCGCGGGCGCCCGAGCCCGACCTGCAGGAATATGCGGCGGCCGACGAAGAAGCGGCGCCATCGCTGCGCACCTCGGTGATGAAGAAGATCAAGTCGGTCTTCATCGCCGCCAGCCTCGTCGCCATCGTCATTGGCGGCATCCAGATCGCCAGCAAGTTCTACGATTTCGGCACGTCGTCGCACACCGCGCAGAATGCCGCCAAGCCGAGCGCCAATCCCGGCGATGCCGCGCCGCCGCAGACGGCCGCCGAGGACCCGCTGGTCACGCATTCACTGACCGCGCCGATCAAGCCGCTTGATGGCTCGGGCTATGTGACCGGCACGACGCCGAGCACCGGTCCGATCCGCAATGTCACGCCGGGTTTGATGCCCGGTAACAACGGTTCGCTGTTCTCCGCGCCGCTGCTCAATCCGCCACCGAGCACCGCGCCGGGCAACGACGTCACCGGCAGCATTCCGCCGCGCGCGCCCAAGGCGAAGGCCGTGAGCCCCTATGGCGACGCCGAGCTGCCGATCGCCATCGGCAGCACCCGGCTGCGCGAAGCAGCCATGGGTGGCGACGCGGCTGCGGCCTACGAAGTCGCACAGCGCTTTGCCGAAGGCCGCGGCGTTGCCGCCAATGCCGAGGAAGCTGCACGCTGGTTCGAGCGTGCCGCCGGCAAGGGCCTCGTCCCGGCGCAATTCCGCTTTGCCAGCATGCTGGAGAAGGGCCACGGCGCTAAAAAGAACCTCGGCCAGGCGCGCAAGCTCTACCTCGCCGCCGCCGGCAAGGGCCACGCCAAGGCCATGCATAACCTCGCCGTACTGTACGCCGAAGGCATCGACGGCCGGCCGGACTACGCCACTGCGGCGCAATGGTTCCGCAAGGCGGCCGACCTCGGCGTCGCCGACAGCCAGTACAATCTTGGCATTCTCTGTGCCCGCGGGCTCGGCATGGAAAAGAGCTTTATCGACGCCTATCAGTGGTTCGCGCTGGCCGCCGCGCAGGGCGACCGCGAAGCCGCCAAGAAGCGTGACGAAATCGCCAGCCGCCTCGAACCGGACGAACTCGCCACCGCTCAGGCTGCGGTCAAGACGTTCACGGCCAAGCCGCAGCCCGCCGAAGCGACCGCCGTTCCAGCGCCGCGCGGCGGCTGGGACGACAACGGCAATGCCGAAAGCCCCGCTGCCGCTCCGGTCCCCGGTCCGGTGAGCAAGCCTCAACCCAAGCCGCCGGCCTCGCGCGCCGCGGCCGCCGGTCCGCTCAACCTCGGCAGCATGGGACGGAATTAA
- a CDS encoding sulfite exporter TauE/SafE family protein, which yields MQIYLPIADLPVNIFLVFGMGLAVGFISGMFGIGGGFLMTPLLIFIGISPAVTVASVSTHIAASSFTGAINYWRKRAVDIPLALMLLAAGIVGTAAGVWLFTMLRAIDQLDLVIGLSYVTLLTTVGALMINEGVQAELRARRGGPAMLRRPGSHTFVHGLPLKMRFKRSKIYVSVIPVWGIGFMIGFIGAVLGIGGGFLLVPMLIYFLRVPTATVIGTSMVMTLITMTSATVMHAATNHLVDAVLALILMVGGVTGAQFGAHTGQRMRAERLRLLLGMLVFMVGMRFAYELIVQPNELYSIRMVRFD from the coding sequence TTGCAGATCTACCTCCCGATCGCCGACCTGCCCGTCAACATCTTCCTGGTTTTCGGGATGGGGCTGGCGGTTGGGTTCATCTCGGGCATGTTCGGAATCGGCGGCGGCTTCCTGATGACGCCGCTCCTCATTTTCATCGGCATCTCGCCCGCCGTCACGGTGGCCAGCGTGTCGACTCACATTGCCGCTTCGTCCTTTACCGGCGCCATCAATTACTGGCGTAAGCGTGCGGTCGACATTCCCTTGGCCTTGATGCTGCTGGCGGCCGGCATCGTCGGCACGGCGGCCGGCGTCTGGCTGTTCACCATGCTGCGCGCGATCGACCAGCTCGACCTCGTCATCGGTCTTTCCTACGTCACCTTGCTGACCACCGTCGGCGCGCTGATGATCAATGAAGGCGTGCAGGCCGAACTGCGGGCCAGGCGCGGCGGACCGGCGATGCTGCGGCGGCCGGGCAGCCACACATTTGTTCACGGCCTGCCGCTCAAGATGCGCTTCAAGCGCTCCAAGATCTATGTGTCGGTCATTCCGGTCTGGGGCATCGGCTTTATGATCGGCTTTATCGGCGCCGTGCTCGGCATCGGCGGCGGCTTTCTTCTGGTACCGATGCTGATCTACTTCCTGCGGGTGCCGACTGCGACCGTGATCGGCACCTCGATGGTGATGACGCTGATCACCATGACGTCGGCAACGGTGATGCACGCCGCCACCAACCATCTGGTAGACGCCGTGCTGGCCTTGATCCTGATGGTCGGCGGCGTCACCGGAGCGCAGTTCGGTGCGCACACTGGCCAGCGCATGCGCGCCGAACGGCTGCGCCTGCTTCTCGGCATGCTGGTGTTCATGGTCGGCATGCGCTTTGCCTACGAGCTGATCGTCCAGCCCAACGAACTTTATTCGATCCGCATGGTGAGGTTCGATTGA
- a CDS encoding TIGR02186 family protein, translating into MPHLALIAAILGLAALLSPARAEKLVLSLSTHRVAVTSSFVGADLVLFGTVEPDAPRLALRNAYDIVVTVTGPRATLRTRRKERVLGIWVNVDSREFIRVPSYLAVLSNRPVAEITNAETAQRMQLGLSQVILTQRIGADFADTVPDDPFRVNFINLRKEAGQYRETPNGVTFLTPTVFRVAIPLPADVATGGYTVDVKLFANRQLVTRNNTALEVIKTGFEQYVYEASQHHGLIYGIVSAMMALFIGWAGSVVFRRD; encoded by the coding sequence ATGCCTCATTTGGCTCTCATCGCCGCAATTCTCGGTCTCGCTGCGCTTCTGTCGCCGGCGCGCGCCGAAAAACTGGTGTTGTCGCTGTCGACCCATCGTGTTGCCGTAACCTCGAGCTTCGTTGGCGCCGATCTCGTGCTGTTCGGCACCGTCGAGCCGGATGCGCCGCGCCTGGCGCTACGCAACGCCTACGATATCGTCGTTACTGTGACCGGACCGCGCGCCACCTTGCGCACGCGGCGCAAGGAGCGCGTGCTCGGCATCTGGGTCAACGTCGATTCGCGCGAATTCATCCGCGTGCCGTCCTATCTCGCCGTGCTCAGCAACCGGCCGGTCGCCGAGATCACCAATGCCGAAACGGCACAACGCATGCAGCTCGGATTGAGCCAGGTGATCCTGACTCAGCGCATCGGCGCCGACTTCGCAGACACCGTGCCAGATGATCCGTTCCGCGTGAACTTCATCAACCTGAGGAAAGAAGCGGGCCAGTATCGCGAAACGCCGAACGGCGTCACGTTCCTCACGCCGACCGTGTTTCGCGTCGCCATTCCGCTGCCCGCCGACGTCGCCACCGGCGGCTATACCGTGGACGTCAAACTGTTCGCCAACCGTCAATTGGTCACGCGCAACAACACCGCGCTGGAAGTAATCAAGACCGGCTTCGAGCAATATGTCTACGAGGCTTCGCAGCACCACGGCCTGATCTACGGCATCGTCTCGGCCATGATGGCGCTGTTCATCGGCTGGGCCGGCAGCGTGGTGTTCAGGAGAGATTAG